One window of Chitinispirillales bacterium ANBcel5 genomic DNA carries:
- a CDS encoding efflux RND transporter permease subunit, with protein sequence MNIGGFSVRNHVLINILMVTVLVLGYQSLTRLPQEQFSEVPFFWAIITVPYPGASPFDIENTVGVPVENEMDGLARVTEIQTNIREGLAVIIVQFEEGISREEFANLFNETQTRLANVDLPDGALDPEVSEFSSAEFLPVIEVVVHGIDDTLTLASEARRLRDAIAAIRDVSSVSVLGAPQRQFRIKADQGAMETMDLDIDQVVQAVGGSNVSIPGGFLKTPTRQYLLRTLQERQRPGEFRDIVVRPATDDAGVVRLRDIATITETLDPAAPVARFNFNPAVRLEVAKVTDASSVDVVADIREVVEQFRQTAAQDVEISYLNDSTIRITQSINVLVMNAVFGFFLLIFVLWFFVGGRNAFIISLGIPITFAITFIVMEVLGESLNSNSLFALVLVLGLIVDHAIVIIENCYRIQQTGLSRTDAAISGTNEVFSPVSAATLTTIAAFLPLMIVPGIIGRFLRVIPIVVTIALVASTLEAFTFLPSHFAHWSSTKQKRKRKVFTKLENFWRKALSTIYVNRYKTIIGAAVFLLLAFIGLTAVRQDLFAGEEYSYFFVEIEMPPGTPRHKTLSTLEEFEEVLAPYLDDGTVTSVLSVIGEVGAGPVPLSRDNLAQLIVELPEQEEGREYPVAEIASWVEADAAHIAGPDVVRFRTIEGGPPVDDPVTLRFYGDDYDELFFIAEHMTRVMEDMSDQLFNVQNNIEPGTPELRILVDTYQAARLGLNASMVGSYIGALFDGVSATTVFDRNEEVDVVVIIEDEPITNWSQLHTLQIQSPAGVGVPLSSFSTILDTTDIASISRRDGRRLVTVSAQIFGEVDLAGVNEMLIEYYQRELAAQYPAVTLEAGGEFEEFQQVLDDVLRLFLVGIFLMYIILGTQFNSYTQPLLLMFSIPFAFAGVVVYLIITGTPFSSVVMYAGVALAGIAVNDSIVLISFINRRRASYGSVMDAVVDGVIVRLRPVLLTSITTIGGLLPTALGIGGVSPVWSPMASTIIFGLLFSTITVILVIPCFYGIGNDISNGLGRLSKRVKGKIGRG encoded by the coding sequence GTGAACATTGGCGGGTTTTCTGTTCGCAATCATGTGCTTATTAACATTCTCATGGTTACGGTACTTGTTTTGGGATACCAGAGCCTTACGCGGTTGCCACAGGAACAGTTTAGTGAGGTGCCCTTTTTCTGGGCTATTATAACCGTGCCCTATCCCGGAGCCTCACCCTTTGATATCGAAAACACAGTGGGTGTTCCCGTCGAAAACGAGATGGATGGTCTTGCACGGGTTACCGAGATACAGACCAATATCAGGGAAGGGCTTGCGGTTATTATCGTGCAGTTTGAAGAGGGGATTTCGAGGGAAGAGTTTGCAAATCTGTTCAACGAAACCCAGACTCGTCTTGCCAATGTCGATCTGCCGGATGGTGCTTTGGATCCGGAGGTTAGTGAATTTTCCAGTGCTGAGTTTTTGCCGGTTATTGAAGTGGTGGTTCATGGAATTGATGATACCCTTACGCTTGCAAGTGAAGCCCGAAGGTTACGGGATGCTATTGCTGCAATCAGAGATGTCTCCTCTGTTTCTGTGCTTGGCGCACCGCAACGACAGTTTAGGATTAAAGCCGATCAGGGTGCAATGGAAACAATGGATCTGGATATCGATCAGGTTGTGCAGGCGGTAGGGGGGTCAAATGTAAGTATCCCGGGAGGGTTTCTTAAAACCCCCACTCGACAGTATCTGCTTCGCACGCTTCAGGAGAGGCAGAGGCCCGGGGAATTCAGGGACATAGTTGTCCGCCCGGCTACTGATGATGCCGGGGTGGTGCGCCTTAGGGACATTGCGACCATTACTGAGACCCTTGATCCTGCAGCACCGGTTGCCAGGTTTAATTTCAATCCCGCGGTTCGCCTTGAAGTGGCAAAGGTAACTGATGCCTCTTCGGTTGATGTGGTTGCGGATATACGGGAAGTGGTGGAGCAGTTTCGTCAAACAGCAGCACAAGATGTAGAGATCTCGTATTTAAACGATTCTACAATCAGAATCACTCAGTCGATCAATGTGCTTGTAATGAACGCTGTGTTTGGTTTTTTTCTTCTCATTTTTGTACTGTGGTTCTTTGTGGGGGGGCGCAATGCGTTTATCATAAGTCTTGGGATACCAATCACCTTTGCAATTACCTTTATTGTCATGGAGGTGCTTGGGGAATCGCTTAACAGCAATTCTCTTTTTGCGCTGGTGCTTGTCCTGGGGCTTATTGTCGATCATGCCATCGTTATCATCGAAAATTGTTACCGAATACAGCAAACCGGTTTATCACGTACTGATGCTGCAATAAGCGGAACAAATGAAGTGTTTTCTCCGGTATCGGCTGCCACTTTAACCACCATCGCTGCTTTTTTGCCCCTGATGATCGTTCCTGGAATAATTGGGAGGTTTCTGCGGGTTATTCCCATTGTTGTAACCATTGCACTGGTCGCTTCAACTCTTGAAGCCTTTACGTTTCTGCCCTCACACTTTGCGCACTGGAGTAGTACAAAGCAGAAAAGAAAACGGAAAGTTTTCACCAAATTGGAAAACTTTTGGCGAAAAGCACTCTCGACAATTTATGTAAACAGGTATAAGACCATCATTGGCGCTGCTGTTTTTTTGCTTCTGGCCTTTATTGGGCTGACAGCGGTTCGGCAGGATCTTTTTGCCGGTGAAGAGTACAGTTACTTTTTTGTTGAAATCGAAATGCCTCCCGGGACACCAAGGCACAAAACCCTTTCTACGCTTGAAGAGTTTGAGGAAGTGCTCGCTCCCTACCTTGATGATGGAACGGTAACTTCGGTGCTCTCGGTAATAGGTGAAGTGGGTGCTGGTCCGGTGCCTCTTTCACGGGACAATCTGGCTCAGCTTATTGTTGAGCTTCCAGAACAGGAGGAGGGAAGAGAGTATCCGGTTGCGGAGATCGCAAGCTGGGTGGAAGCTGATGCTGCGCACATTGCCGGCCCGGATGTGGTGCGTTTTAGAACTATTGAAGGGGGGCCGCCCGTTGATGATCCCGTGACGCTGAGGTTTTATGGTGATGATTATGACGAGCTGTTTTTTATAGCTGAGCATATGACACGGGTAATGGAGGATATGTCCGATCAGCTATTTAATGTGCAGAATAACATCGAACCCGGAACTCCGGAGCTGCGCATTCTGGTCGATACCTATCAGGCTGCCCGCCTGGGGCTTAACGCGTCAATGGTAGGATCATACATTGGGGCTCTTTTTGACGGTGTTTCGGCAACTACCGTCTTTGATCGCAATGAAGAGGTGGATGTAGTGGTTATTATTGAAGATGAACCGATTACTAACTGGTCACAGCTTCACACTCTTCAGATTCAATCACCGGCAGGAGTTGGTGTTCCACTTTCCTCCTTCTCAACTATTCTTGACACCACCGATATAGCGTCAATCAGCAGGCGGGATGGAAGAAGGCTTGTGACTGTTTCGGCGCAAATATTCGGTGAAGTGGATCTGGCGGGGGTAAATGAAATGCTTATAGAGTATTACCAAAGGGAGCTGGCAGCTCAATACCCCGCAGTCACGCTTGAAGCGGGGGGGGAGTTTGAAGAGTTTCAGCAGGTTCTTGACGATGTGTTGAGGCTCTTTCTGGTAGGGATATTTTTAATGTATATAATCCTCGGTACTCAGTTTAATTCATACACCCAGCCGCTTCTGTTGATGTTTTCGATCCCCTTTGCTTTTGCCGGAGTGGTGGTATATCTGATCATTACCGGTACACCGTTTTCATCGGTGGTGATGTATGCCGGGGTGGCGTTGGCAGGCATAGCGGTAAATGATTCTATTGTGCTCATTAGCTTTATAAACAGAAGGCGCGCTTCATATGGAAGTGTCATGGATGCAGTGGTGGATGGGGTGATTGTTCGTTTACGGCCTGTTTTGTTGACATCAATAACTACCATTGGGGGCTTACTGCCAACTGCTCTGGGCATTGGAGGCGTTTCCCCGGTTTGGAGCCCCATGGCTTCAACTATAATTTTTGGCCTTCTGTTTTCTACCATAACGGTTATACTTGTTATACCGTGTTTTTATGGAATAGGCAACGATATTTCGAATGGGTTAGGGCGTTTGAGCAAGAGAGTTAAAGGGAAGATAGGTAGGGGGTAG
- a CDS encoding efflux RND transporter periplasmic adaptor subunit, producing the protein MKMLQLIIFGSMVVIVACNPSNENGEALQGEVPDGRVAVEAVISGRDILNPWIELSGVVRGEEEVVVASETEGVIQSVSVELGDRVNVGGEILRVDREEALYSMQQAHNQLVTAQRNLEVSEELVEDNTISRGEYEEALAAYHGARAGYESAKARYENTVVTAPISGLIAQKGEEVAVGNLISFGMVVAQIVNLDVMRFEGAVGEREVGLLEPGLTAYVSVPALQVDTPFTATVSAVAPRASPQSASYSVVINWQNNASSVLSGMNARARVRTTDKDSVLVVPTSAVVRQNDSTFVFLAKGVSAQRTAVRVGRRVDNLSEIAQGVTAGDTVITSRTTTLTDGDRVRVRVIGESGDLR; encoded by the coding sequence ATGAAAATGTTACAACTGATAATTTTCGGTAGTATGGTGGTGATAGTCGCCTGTAATCCTTCAAACGAAAATGGAGAGGCGCTGCAGGGGGAAGTTCCTGATGGACGGGTGGCAGTTGAGGCGGTGATCTCCGGTCGCGATATACTAAACCCCTGGATTGAACTCTCCGGAGTGGTACGGGGTGAAGAGGAAGTGGTGGTAGCTTCCGAAACTGAGGGAGTAATTCAGTCGGTGTCTGTTGAGCTGGGCGACAGGGTAAATGTCGGAGGAGAAATTTTAAGAGTAGACAGAGAAGAGGCACTGTATTCTATGCAGCAGGCTCATAATCAACTGGTCACTGCACAGAGGAACTTAGAGGTTTCAGAGGAGCTGGTTGAAGATAACACCATATCAAGAGGTGAATACGAAGAGGCTTTGGCGGCGTATCATGGTGCACGGGCTGGCTACGAAAGTGCCAAAGCCAGATATGAAAACACCGTGGTCACTGCTCCGATTTCGGGGTTGATTGCCCAAAAGGGTGAGGAGGTGGCGGTGGGAAATCTTATATCATTTGGAATGGTTGTTGCCCAAATTGTTAACCTCGATGTGATGCGGTTTGAAGGGGCAGTGGGGGAGAGAGAGGTGGGGTTGCTTGAGCCGGGGCTTACTGCGTATGTCTCTGTGCCGGCTTTGCAGGTCGATACTCCATTCACTGCTACGGTGAGTGCGGTGGCCCCGAGAGCAAGCCCCCAGAGCGCAAGCTACTCAGTTGTTATCAACTGGCAAAACAACGCCTCTTCGGTGCTGTCGGGAATGAACGCAAGAGCTCGCGTAAGGACCACAGATAAAGACAGTGTGTTGGTTGTACCTACATCGGCAGTTGTGCGACAAAACGACTCAACCTTTGTTTTTCTCGCAAAGGGGGTATCGGCACAGAGAACTGCGGTGCGCGTCGGCAGAAGGGTCGATAACCTTTCCGAAATAGCTCAGGGAGTTACCGCGGGTGATACAGTTATAACTTCCAGAACAACAACTCTTACTGATGGTGACAGGGTAAGGGTTCGTGTAATCGGCGAAAGCGGGGACTTACGGTGA
- a CDS encoding S8 family serine peptidase, whose product MQTRITVTMLITLFFLSFPQAQRGARLGGTFDFSSRSLQKPDSSVLLRKRAFCSSTIRVLALVERGFDESAVVVRGWEVVTRSGELLTLQGCENDLHFIRGLEGVIEIQGPTKLFPQLDVAREFSAVDSVHEFMHTHPYFGLTGKDILVGVIDVEFDIYHPAFVDSAGNSRFVALWDQRAEGSGNSSFGYGVIKTGEQLHSDSSFGFDSSSTHGTSVTGVIAGGDRSGPYYGIAPEATIAAVKYGNNAAEIADAIRWIFSLADSMEVPGVINLSIGTHEGPHDGTSLIDRLIDSLSGPGRIIVGAAGNDGARKVHLSTKLSSQTQGTFVQPREVNGFQRYASAINVWGEPGENFSATVLVLDTVSMTYLEGSTTLRTRFGSFINADTILIPNSTSGASDTVIISAFSERSNTLNSKPNVRASLRSNNKKYWLGVSLSGSGKVNIWNTVNRDLRGLDTEHFFDGGNKSSIVEIGGTANRIISVGAYINRGTVTLWDSVQTTINSNPLDLAPWSSRGPTVDGRIKPDITAPGLGVVSVMSSAYENTANLVVWPDTETLYGRYQHGSGTSLSAPMVAGSVALMLQADPLLTPERAKEALKAAATTDELTGYSIPDNNWGSGRLNVWGAVSEITDFVITTQAQSTQNASLRPSFSILNRHIIIENDALTDQKVRLRGFDIRGRLQFSTVATVGEAVKIPSGISSGTLILHLEHNGRSHSFNVRTLNR is encoded by the coding sequence GTGCAAACCCGTATAACCGTAACCATGCTTATAACCCTTTTCTTTTTAAGCTTCCCCCAGGCCCAAAGGGGGGCTCGTTTAGGGGGAACTTTCGATTTTAGCTCCCGTTCTCTTCAGAAACCCGATAGTAGCGTCTTGCTCAGAAAACGGGCATTCTGCTCATCCACTATCAGAGTGTTAGCATTGGTTGAGAGGGGGTTTGATGAATCGGCAGTAGTGGTGCGTGGCTGGGAGGTGGTCACTCGCAGTGGTGAGCTGTTAACGCTTCAGGGCTGCGAAAATGACCTGCACTTTATAAGGGGTTTAGAAGGGGTGATTGAGATTCAGGGCCCCACAAAACTCTTTCCCCAACTCGATGTGGCACGAGAGTTTTCGGCGGTCGACTCTGTTCATGAATTTATGCACACCCATCCCTATTTTGGTTTAACCGGTAAAGACATCCTGGTTGGAGTAATTGATGTTGAATTTGATATCTATCATCCCGCTTTTGTTGATTCGGCCGGTAACAGTCGGTTTGTAGCACTATGGGATCAAAGAGCCGAGGGCAGTGGAAACAGCTCTTTTGGCTATGGCGTAATCAAAACCGGAGAGCAGCTTCACTCAGATTCCTCGTTTGGCTTTGACAGCTCATCCACCCACGGTACCTCTGTTACGGGGGTGATTGCTGGCGGAGACCGCTCAGGACCCTACTATGGTATCGCTCCGGAAGCCACGATAGCCGCCGTTAAGTATGGAAACAATGCCGCTGAAATCGCCGATGCCATACGGTGGATCTTCTCCCTTGCAGACTCCATGGAGGTACCAGGTGTAATTAATCTTAGTATCGGAACTCATGAAGGGCCACATGATGGTACCTCGTTAATAGACCGGCTGATCGATTCTCTTTCGGGGCCGGGGAGGATAATCGTTGGGGCTGCAGGTAATGATGGGGCCAGGAAGGTTCATCTTTCTACGAAGCTCAGTTCTCAAACTCAGGGTACATTTGTGCAGCCCCGTGAAGTAAATGGTTTCCAAAGGTATGCTTCGGCAATAAATGTCTGGGGGGAGCCGGGTGAAAACTTCTCGGCTACCGTTTTGGTCCTCGACACTGTTTCGATGACCTATCTGGAAGGAAGCACTACTTTGCGAACCAGATTCGGTAGTTTTATAAATGCTGACACCATACTAATACCTAATAGCACTTCAGGTGCTTCCGATACAGTGATAATCAGCGCTTTTTCGGAACGTTCCAATACCCTTAACAGTAAACCCAATGTCAGGGCTTCCCTGAGGAGCAATAATAAAAAGTACTGGCTTGGGGTGTCACTTAGTGGATCGGGGAAGGTGAACATATGGAATACCGTTAACAGAGATCTCAGGGGGTTGGATACAGAACACTTCTTTGACGGGGGTAATAAATCATCCATAGTAGAGATAGGGGGTACAGCAAACAGGATCATCTCGGTGGGAGCGTACATTAACAGAGGAACCGTTACGCTCTGGGACAGCGTTCAAACCACCATTAACTCAAACCCTCTTGATCTTGCTCCCTGGTCCAGCCGCGGCCCTACTGTTGATGGCCGGATCAAACCCGATATCACCGCTCCGGGCCTTGGAGTCGTGTCGGTCATGAGCAGTGCGTATGAAAACACCGCAAACCTGGTGGTGTGGCCGGATACAGAAACCCTTTATGGCAGGTATCAGCATGGTTCCGGTACATCACTGTCTGCTCCCATGGTAGCGGGAAGCGTGGCGCTTATGTTACAGGCAGATCCCCTGCTCACCCCAGAGCGGGCAAAAGAGGCACTGAAAGCAGCAGCTACGACCGATGAGCTGACCGGCTATTCTATCCCCGACAACAATTGGGGGAGTGGGAGGCTAAATGTTTGGGGGGCAGTTAGTGAGATAACCGACTTTGTCATCACTACACAAGCACAGAGCACTCAAAATGCCAGTCTCAGGCCATCTTTTTCCATACTAAACAGGCATATAATAATAGAAAATGATGCACTGACAGATCAAAAGGTACGCTTACGGGGGTTTGATATCCGGGGCAGGCTTCAGTTTTCCACTGTCGCTACCGTTGGAGAAGCAGTGAAAATCCCCTCTGGTATTTCAAGCGGTACCCTTATATTGCACCTTGAGCATAACGGCAGATCGCATAGTTTCAATGTAAGGACATTAAACAGGTAA
- a CDS encoding glycosyl hydrolase family 8, translating into MKLILCPLLLFLAATFSYGQSGNYSFPQNVQYPHGYMPASYLDSDFMQEWWDDWKEDYIEECIDINTGIVALMPTADTPQEVKVEGQGWAMMTAAYMDDKETFDGLLHFYNMKTTDRAGGMMGWHVTCDGFIDEGSATDGDLDVAFSLIVAYWQWGEDYLNKAREVIENCEKLIVTHPDSTISVLAAGHANGQPWGGYQETDISYYTPAYFRLFADVTGNDAWNKLAEDTYILLERAAHDETGLVPDWQHADGTPGAGERVGYYAFDACRTPWRIALDYLWNGDERAKDWLVKVTGWAHNQDRIVDGYELDGTPRGSNTNIPFVGGFAVGAMANSQEVVDDFAAQVRAIDENYWYGRHLGNVYLLALTGNMWSEDIVADMEGTYPLMTEVVGRGRVRRDPNAIRYQEGTEVTLSAEPASGWAFEGWSGEGVSGSENPLTITVNGETNITATFVLDFDPTDPTSNLLENGDFSSGYEFWNFHTWDESEADSSLVDGELTISVTRLGDEEQIHNIQLVQGGVPLEEGQEYILTFDASAAEEREIEVLAQLPDNPWTVYASEMIELTTEKETHVVGFTMENETNINSRIGFNFGNVTGDITVSNVRLTFAEETSVSPATFRSNRQTGLKVTPYSNSAVNISFSPNTTGDAVLKIYSPRGNVVETASIKAVAGVNATHTFNAANVPNGYYIARVYQGGTAQQARFVLSR; encoded by the coding sequence ATGAAACTGATTCTTTGCCCATTATTGTTGTTTCTTGCCGCGACCTTTTCCTACGGCCAGAGCGGAAACTATTCATTCCCTCAAAATGTGCAATATCCCCATGGATATATGCCTGCAAGCTACCTCGATAGCGATTTTATGCAGGAGTGGTGGGATGATTGGAAAGAAGACTATATAGAAGAATGTATTGATATAAATACTGGTATTGTTGCATTGATGCCTACAGCCGACACTCCCCAAGAAGTCAAAGTAGAGGGGCAGGGATGGGCAATGATGACCGCTGCCTACATGGATGATAAAGAAACGTTTGATGGGTTGCTTCATTTCTATAACATGAAAACTACCGACAGAGCCGGTGGAATGATGGGTTGGCATGTAACCTGTGATGGTTTTATCGACGAAGGAAGTGCTACCGATGGTGACCTTGATGTGGCCTTTAGTCTTATCGTTGCCTACTGGCAGTGGGGTGAAGATTATCTTAATAAGGCAAGAGAGGTGATCGAAAATTGCGAAAAATTAATAGTGACGCATCCAGATTCGACGATCTCTGTTTTGGCTGCAGGACACGCCAACGGACAGCCTTGGGGAGGGTATCAGGAAACCGATATATCCTACTATACACCAGCATACTTCAGGCTTTTTGCAGATGTGACCGGAAATGATGCCTGGAATAAGCTTGCTGAGGATACCTATATCCTTCTTGAACGCGCAGCTCACGATGAAACAGGACTCGTACCGGACTGGCAACATGCAGATGGAACTCCGGGCGCTGGTGAAAGAGTAGGGTATTATGCTTTTGATGCCTGTCGTACCCCATGGAGAATCGCTCTTGACTATCTCTGGAACGGAGATGAAAGGGCTAAAGACTGGCTGGTGAAGGTAACTGGCTGGGCACATAATCAAGATCGTATTGTAGATGGCTATGAACTGGATGGAACTCCCAGAGGAAGTAACACTAACATCCCCTTTGTTGGTGGCTTTGCGGTTGGAGCAATGGCAAATAGCCAGGAGGTCGTTGATGACTTTGCCGCTCAGGTAAGAGCAATAGATGAAAATTACTGGTATGGTCGACATTTAGGTAATGTTTACCTCCTGGCGCTTACAGGAAATATGTGGAGTGAGGACATCGTTGCTGACATGGAAGGCACCTATCCGCTTATGACTGAAGTAGTTGGCCGGGGAAGGGTACGTCGTGATCCCAATGCCATTCGCTACCAGGAGGGAACTGAAGTAACACTTTCAGCTGAGCCTGCTTCAGGATGGGCATTTGAGGGCTGGAGTGGTGAAGGCGTCAGTGGCAGCGAAAACCCTCTTACCATTACCGTCAATGGCGAAACCAACATTACAGCTACTTTCGTCCTGGACTTTGACCCAACAGATCCCACAAGTAACCTTTTGGAGAATGGAGATTTCTCTTCCGGTTATGAATTTTGGAACTTTCATACATGGGATGAATCAGAAGCGGACAGTAGTTTGGTTGATGGGGAATTGACGATTTCAGTTACAAGACTTGGTGATGAAGAGCAAATCCATAACATTCAGTTGGTCCAGGGAGGAGTGCCACTAGAAGAGGGGCAGGAGTATATACTTACATTTGATGCTTCTGCAGCAGAAGAAAGAGAGATAGAAGTGTTGGCCCAATTGCCAGATAATCCATGGACTGTCTATGCTTCTGAGATGATTGAACTAACAACTGAAAAGGAGACCCATGTCGTTGGGTTTACCATGGAGAATGAGACCAATATCAATTCCAGAATTGGATTCAACTTTGGTAATGTTACAGGAGATATAACGGTTAGCAACGTAAGGCTTACCTTCGCAGAGGAAACGAGTGTCTCGCCTGCAACATTCAGAAGTAACAGGCAGACTGGGCTCAAAGTTACTCCCTACTCTAATTCCGCGGTAAATATCAGTTTTAGTCCAAATACAACCGGTGATGCTGTGCTTAAAATCTACAGTCCACGGGGTAATGTTGTAGAAACTGCTTCTATTAAAGCGGTTGCCGGCGTCAATGCTACCCATACTTTCAATGCGGCAAATGTACCAAATGGATATTACATTGCAAGAGTGTACCAGGGCGGTACAGCTCAACAGGCAAGATTTGTACTATCAAGATAA
- a CDS encoding TolC family protein yields MSYLSNPLKLVSLCCCLILPGSSDTLTLRNAERAALENNLNFLSAQYELSATRWERNSAIGNIFPTVSFSTTYITTEDIAEEPPAPVAQQQPTVPTGPGIVGDGFSHQLSVTQPLFNGGVEVASLLVARKTLSAMEHTLEATRQDVILEVRSNYLNTLVAFEQLRIDSTGLAWVEQNLKQARVSEERGVMPASEVLRWEAELLERQVRINESHTAARLALSQLLLSIGETQVGEADVQLEGMELLKQLYRDTAEIIDNGVGRNPSILAAEDELEVAQRSVLVSITQFLPRINAFFQYDWPPENGVIVEQESYWTMGAQASIDLFAGGRRYSELQMSRYQARMAETMTQQMRRQTQISLENARDLYRNSGIEVEASSKRLQLMQEALSMVERRYRAGMAGLIELLDTQMQLEAAQVAYLGAMAGSILNRAEYLRAAGMLEELQ; encoded by the coding sequence GTGTCCTATCTTTCAAATCCATTAAAACTAGTTTCTTTATGCTGCTGTTTAATTCTTCCGGGCAGCTCCGATACTCTTACGCTACGCAATGCCGAAAGAGCCGCACTTGAGAATAATCTGAACTTTTTATCTGCTCAGTATGAACTATCTGCAACGCGGTGGGAGCGTAACAGTGCTATAGGTAATATCTTTCCAACGGTTTCATTTTCAACAACTTATATCACTACAGAAGATATCGCTGAAGAGCCGCCCGCTCCTGTCGCTCAGCAGCAGCCAACAGTGCCAACCGGGCCAGGCATTGTGGGTGATGGCTTTTCTCATCAACTCTCAGTAACGCAGCCACTATTTAACGGAGGGGTGGAGGTGGCAAGTCTTCTTGTTGCCAGAAAAACGCTTTCAGCAATGGAACACACCCTTGAAGCGACCAGGCAGGATGTGATTCTTGAGGTCCGTTCAAATTACCTCAACACGTTAGTTGCGTTTGAGCAGCTACGGATCGATAGCACCGGTCTGGCCTGGGTTGAGCAGAATTTAAAGCAGGCCCGCGTTAGTGAAGAGAGGGGAGTGATGCCTGCAAGTGAGGTCCTGCGCTGGGAAGCCGAACTGTTAGAACGCCAGGTCAGGATAAATGAATCACATACTGCTGCACGGCTTGCCCTTTCACAGCTTCTTTTATCCATTGGGGAAACACAGGTTGGTGAAGCAGATGTCCAACTGGAAGGCATGGAGCTCTTAAAGCAGCTTTACAGAGATACCGCAGAGATAATCGATAACGGAGTGGGGAGGAATCCATCAATTCTTGCTGCTGAGGATGAACTTGAAGTCGCCCAACGATCGGTGTTGGTATCCATAACGCAGTTTCTGCCACGGATAAATGCCTTTTTCCAGTACGATTGGCCACCTGAAAATGGGGTGATCGTTGAGCAGGAGAGTTACTGGACCATGGGTGCTCAGGCTTCCATCGATCTGTTTGCCGGGGGCAGGCGGTATTCGGAATTGCAAATGAGCAGATATCAGGCGCGAATGGCGGAGACGATGACTCAACAGATGAGAAGACAGACTCAGATCTCATTGGAAAATGCCAGGGATCTTTACCGAAACTCAGGCATTGAGGTGGAAGCCAGTAGCAAGAGGCTACAGTTGATGCAGGAGGCGCTTTCTATGGTTGAGCGACGTTACAGGGCGGGGATGGCAGGGCTTATCGAATTGTTGGATACTCAAATGCAGCTCGAAGCTGCACAGGTGGCCTATCTGGGAGCAATGGCAGGCAGTATACTAAATCGCGCCGAGTACTTAAGGGCTGCAGGAATGCTTGAGGAGTTGCAATGA